A genomic window from Planctomycetota bacterium includes:
- a CDS encoding ABC transporter ATP-binding protein codes for MAAILKTEGLTKHFGRFRAVQDLTLEVHEGDIYGFLGLNGAGKTTTLRMMLRLVRPTAGRVSFFGMDVREHFIEIMRQVGALIELPAAYPYLSAAANLEILRKVAGGIPRSRIEEVLEIVGLRDRMHDKVRTYSQGMRQRLGIAMALLGRPRLVLLDEPTNGLDPHGINHIRHVIREMNRREGVTFLISSHLLHEVEITCNRVGILKEGRLILEDTVSRILARTVSGVRVEAEPADRALEALRREPWIEEIRPDEAGGLRIKCDPSRFAEVNALLVRAGAAVRELSPVRQTLEEFFLSH; via the coding sequence ATGGCGGCGATCCTCAAGACCGAGGGTCTGACCAAGCATTTCGGCCGCTTCCGGGCCGTCCAGGACCTCACCCTCGAGGTCCACGAGGGGGACATCTACGGATTCCTGGGCCTCAACGGGGCCGGAAAGACCACGACCCTGAGAATGATGCTCCGCCTCGTCCGCCCGACGGCCGGACGGGTGAGCTTCTTCGGGATGGACGTCCGCGAACATTTCATCGAGATCATGCGCCAGGTGGGCGCGCTCATCGAGCTTCCGGCCGCCTATCCCTATCTTTCGGCGGCCGCCAATCTCGAGATCCTCCGGAAAGTGGCCGGCGGGATCCCCCGCTCCCGGATCGAGGAGGTGCTCGAGATCGTGGGCCTTCGGGACCGGATGCACGACAAGGTCCGCACCTACTCCCAGGGCATGCGGCAGCGCCTCGGCATCGCCATGGCGCTTCTGGGACGGCCCCGCCTGGTCCTCCTCGATGAGCCCACCAACGGCCTGGACCCTCACGGCATCAACCACATCCGCCACGTGATCCGGGAGATGAACCGGCGGGAAGGGGTGACCTTCCTCATCTCCAGCCACCTGCTCCACGAAGTCGAGATCACCTGCAACCGGGTGGGCATCCTCAAGGAGGGCCGGCTCATCCTCGAGGACACGGTGTCGCGGATCCTGGCCCGCACGGTCAGCGGCGTGCGGGTGGAGGCGGAGCCGGCGGACCGCGCCCTGGAGGCGCTCCGGCGCGAGCCCTGGATCGAGGAAATCCGTCCGGACGAGGCCGGCGGACTGAGGATCAAGTGCGACCCGTCCCGCTTCGCGGAGGTCAACGCCCTTCTCGTGCGGGCGGGAGCGGCCGTTCGGGAGCTCAGCCCCGTGCGGCAGACCCTCGAGGAGTTTTTTCTTTCGCACTAG
- a CDS encoding phytase, which produces MPRSNAVLPAVCLFVLLAAPAAAAQTVSVRPTRETSPARHAGDTADDTCIWIHPTQPELSLIIGDDKDGGVLVWNLDGTERQYLDGTQAMNNIDLRYHVPLTGRFSDGTPHDRVALVGVGNETDSSIVFYKVNPSTRKLEPAGGIRGLGLVPYGSCMYRSPLSGKYYYFVNAKSGVTQQWELKDDGSGGITGAKVRQFDVGGQTEGCVADDVLAKFYIGEEAVGVWKYGAEPGDGSSRTQVDRTGSGGNLVADVEGMSIYYTSSEAGYLLVSSQGNSTIVVYTREGNNAFVGRFTVGANGTIDAVTGTDGLDVTNLPLGPDFPKGLFVVHDTSNSGATASNHKLVPWESIANAFDPPLRIDTAWDPRRVGAPSSGDSDGDGLPDSWEERYFGDLDENGAGDPDGDGFTNLEEYAAGSDPTDAASRPGTPAAGGGDDSSSGGCGLTGGEALLAAAGMVWAGRRRARRTLEYPRRAYF; this is translated from the coding sequence ATGCCGCGTTCGAACGCCGTCCTTCCCGCGGTCTGCCTCTTCGTTCTCCTGGCCGCGCCCGCGGCCGCCGCCCAGACGGTCAGCGTCCGGCCGACCCGGGAGACGAGCCCCGCGCGCCATGCGGGGGACACCGCCGACGACACCTGCATCTGGATCCACCCGACGCAGCCCGAACTCAGTCTCATCATCGGCGACGACAAGGACGGCGGCGTGCTCGTCTGGAATCTCGACGGCACCGAGCGCCAGTACCTCGACGGCACCCAGGCGATGAACAACATCGACCTGCGGTACCACGTCCCCCTGACCGGCCGGTTCAGCGACGGAACGCCGCACGACCGGGTCGCCCTGGTCGGGGTCGGCAACGAAACCGATTCCTCGATCGTCTTCTACAAGGTGAACCCCTCGACCCGCAAACTCGAGCCGGCGGGCGGGATTCGCGGCCTGGGGCTCGTTCCCTACGGATCCTGCATGTACCGCAGCCCCCTCAGCGGAAAGTACTACTACTTCGTCAACGCCAAAAGCGGCGTCACGCAGCAGTGGGAGCTGAAGGATGACGGTTCCGGAGGGATCACCGGCGCCAAGGTCCGCCAGTTCGACGTGGGCGGCCAGACGGAAGGCTGCGTGGCCGACGACGTCCTGGCGAAATTCTACATCGGGGAAGAGGCGGTCGGAGTCTGGAAATACGGGGCGGAACCGGGAGACGGATCCTCGCGCACCCAGGTCGACCGGACGGGCTCCGGAGGAAACCTCGTGGCGGACGTCGAGGGGATGTCCATCTACTATACCTCGTCGGAAGCCGGCTACCTCCTCGTCTCCAGTCAGGGCAACAGCACGATCGTCGTCTACACGCGGGAAGGCAACAACGCCTTCGTGGGCCGGTTCACCGTGGGCGCCAACGGCACCATCGACGCGGTGACCGGAACGGACGGGCTGGACGTGACGAATCTCCCGCTCGGACCGGACTTTCCCAAGGGCCTCTTCGTGGTCCACGACACTTCGAATTCCGGCGCCACCGCGTCCAACCACAAGCTCGTCCCCTGGGAGTCGATCGCGAACGCCTTCGATCCCCCGCTCCGGATCGACACCGCCTGGGACCCCCGGCGGGTCGGCGCACCGTCCTCCGGGGATTCGGACGGCGACGGCCTGCCGGACTCCTGGGAGGAACGCTATTTCGGGGATCTGGACGAGAACGGCGCGGGCGATCCGGACGGGGACGGCTTCACCAACCTCGAGGAGTACGCGGCCGGATCCGATCCGACCGACGCGGCCTCGAGGCCGGGGACGCCCGCGGCCGGCGGCGGAGACGACTCCTCTTCGGGCGGCTGCGGGCTGACGGGCGGGGAAGCCCTTCTGGCCGCCGCCGGAATGGTGTGGGCGGGACGCCGCCGCGCCCGGAGAACCCTCGAATATCCGCGGCGCGCCTACTTCTGA
- a CDS encoding prenyltransferase/squalene oxidase repeat-containing protein, with protein sequence MMRLAALGTVLCGAIGWAARPVAAPAVQSGPSAETVRRASTAEFGPDAQAAVDRGLAWLASRQNPNGSWTNRVGYKLYDDYFGEENESVDVTALACMAFVSAGHVPGRGRYGRNVERGVNWLLSKVREEDGYITHAGSRMYSHAFATLFLAEIYGMTGHPEIKPKLKRAVALIVNSQNREGGWRYQPIPVDADLSVTVSTLQALRAARNVGIAVPLSTIHRALRYVVRCATPRGFTYQAINDQGFNDTRVSFALTACGIVSLFSAGLYDTQEVRTALAMLPRWRHGLLPGKLHYYYGHYYAAQAMYMAGGDRWAAYYPSVKAEILRSQLEDGHWEDDVGRTYATAMALIILQMPCEYLPIFQK encoded by the coding sequence ATGATGCGGCTGGCGGCGCTGGGAACGGTCCTGTGCGGCGCGATCGGCTGGGCGGCCCGGCCCGTCGCGGCGCCGGCGGTTCAAAGCGGCCCCTCCGCGGAGACGGTCCGCCGGGCCTCCACGGCCGAGTTCGGGCCGGACGCGCAGGCGGCGGTGGACCGGGGGCTGGCCTGGCTGGCGTCGCGGCAGAATCCCAACGGTTCGTGGACGAACCGGGTGGGGTACAAGCTGTACGACGACTATTTCGGCGAGGAGAACGAGTCGGTCGACGTGACGGCGCTGGCGTGCATGGCGTTCGTGTCGGCGGGCCACGTGCCGGGCCGCGGGCGCTACGGGCGCAACGTCGAGCGGGGGGTGAACTGGCTGCTTTCGAAAGTGCGCGAGGAGGACGGGTACATCACGCACGCCGGTTCGCGGATGTACAGCCACGCCTTCGCGACGCTTTTCCTGGCGGAGATCTACGGGATGACGGGCCATCCCGAGATCAAGCCCAAGCTCAAGCGGGCGGTGGCGCTCATCGTGAACTCGCAGAACCGGGAAGGGGGCTGGCGGTACCAGCCGATCCCGGTGGACGCGGACCTGTCGGTGACGGTGTCGACGCTCCAGGCGCTGCGGGCGGCGCGCAACGTGGGAATCGCGGTGCCGCTTTCGACGATTCACCGGGCGCTCCGGTACGTGGTCCGGTGCGCCACGCCGCGGGGATTCACCTACCAGGCGATCAACGATCAGGGCTTCAACGACACGCGGGTGTCGTTCGCGCTGACGGCGTGCGGGATCGTGTCGCTCTTCTCGGCGGGGCTGTACGACACGCAGGAGGTGCGGACCGCGCTGGCGATGCTTCCGCGGTGGCGGCACGGGCTGCTGCCGGGAAAGCTGCACTATTACTACGGCCACTATTACGCGGCGCAGGCCATGTACATGGCGGGCGGCGACCGGTGGGCGGCGTATTACCCGTCGGTGAAGGCGGAAATCCTGCGGAGTCAGCTCGAGGACGGCCATTGGGAGGACGACGTGGGAAGGACCTACGCCACCGCCATGGCCCTCATCATCCTGCAGATGCCCTGCGAGTACCTTCCGATTTTTCAGAAGTAG
- a CDS encoding PQQ-binding-like beta-propeller repeat protein produces the protein MNGTRTGRKPLLGAAVAAALAAFGAAQEELQENTAHLRAYPELEQLVSRASALAAAGRYAEALAIYEDAAEKGAGAVVPLDRARAWGVREYVRARIAEWPEEGRAAYRKRADPAAEHLFEVAKRSGDVEALERLAARYPFSSFAGPALVLAANLHFDAGRAERAAALLARLPSGEAAAAPAWARLGLAWAQAGNRAALEELAGRVAREAPGAEVRVGGRPVRLAEFLAGLAAQASERPGPRGTAREPAGWEMLGGAPSGTRLAEPLTDLPRPAWAEPLSLPRVQAEEFHRGAGLALTPDFRPFFPAVSDGVLFLHNGSAVVAYNLFARRPEILWQYRVPPPGGEVMFDNRVIYAATVHDGRVFANLVTWAGGAEVQLGYVTVKFPFPRRALFALDAATGRPVWRLGGKPRGEALEEIATFSVPPVPDGDRLYVGAIRQVHSTDPFEHYVLCLDAATGRIVWSTFIASGGTEINLFGNSTRESLGSPVCVTEDSVFYSTNHGVLAALDKADGSLRWAYRYRQLPVRPTRSVYVRKNELGWVNGPPVAHRGIVAAAPTDSPYLYALDARTGELRWERPRDRELRSIWGAREGVLVVGGRGLELLDVRTGEPVAPPVAGEDLRGTGRGILAENAIWVPAEDKLRRVRWDGSCDEERSFVWPVGAGEDFSGGNLILADGTVILAGQDVLRVYHDPRDHERLLREATEGDAQDPAVLYRGAIRFLQAGRASEAIELLERAVERTARPAGPEEERLGRAARRRLFAVSLQAGLGDLGTPGRAERAAEHFRRARAAAPDPASEAQAGILLAGAWKAAGRPERALEEYQDLLARHGETVMDGTPVFEAVRGAVENLLAAAGREIYAPCEEAARKLLEAARKEGTAEAFDRVFRRYPNSRAAEEALLTAAEAQARLGRPEEEIAALRRFLREYPSSALAPEACARLVRAFEGRGRFAAAAGILRRMAREFPEARVSDGGTTLTVAEFVERRRRAPGYARAEGRGALPALAPPLRKVFAHADEGGREAEPLRALGSPPATAAGLVFANYGLGIKAFDPDRGGPVWQAALDEGLRMAAFVDESLILATETSVTRVAAATGAVEWTYRAPARMRGFGLGGTLLFFHTTDPEDGSISRVGALDLERGSPAWTQSFNGLPASAVWPAGEAVAFTAVSPAGIHVFEAETGRRWAVGAPVVPRLAADVLYASEGLFVLHAERRALEGYDVPSARLRWKVNLATDLPAQAVEAGEGILVLAGPSREGGSFVALVDPRTGKLLKLREGLAAGDVRLLVPGPEEVWVVSREEDREISVRALRREDLSTSWTARLGGREATLLPPMRTRDHLVVATFSSDAGGKYGYAATLLDRSGRAVQNIQSAFVFDRPPACGAAAGGLVFTADARIEFYR, from the coding sequence ATGAACGGTACGCGCACGGGTCGGAAACCGCTCCTGGGAGCGGCGGTGGCCGCCGCGCTGGCGGCGTTCGGCGCGGCTCAGGAGGAGCTTCAGGAGAATACGGCCCACCTGCGCGCGTACCCGGAACTCGAACAGCTCGTCTCGCGCGCCTCGGCGCTGGCCGCCGCGGGCCGCTACGCGGAGGCCCTGGCGATCTACGAGGACGCCGCCGAAAAGGGCGCCGGCGCCGTCGTCCCGCTCGACCGCGCGCGCGCCTGGGGGGTCCGAGAGTACGTCCGCGCCCGCATCGCCGAATGGCCCGAGGAGGGCCGGGCCGCCTATCGCAAACGGGCCGACCCCGCGGCCGAGCATCTCTTCGAGGTCGCCAAGCGGTCCGGCGACGTCGAGGCGCTGGAGCGTCTGGCCGCGCGGTATCCCTTCAGCTCCTTCGCCGGCCCGGCGCTCGTGCTGGCGGCGAACCTGCACTTCGACGCCGGGCGGGCCGAGCGCGCCGCGGCGCTCCTGGCGCGGCTGCCGTCCGGGGAGGCGGCCGCCGCCCCGGCGTGGGCGCGCCTGGGGCTGGCCTGGGCGCAGGCGGGGAACCGGGCGGCTCTCGAAGAGCTGGCCGGGCGCGTCGCCCGCGAGGCTCCGGGGGCCGAAGTTCGCGTGGGCGGCCGTCCCGTGCGGCTGGCGGAGTTCCTGGCGGGACTGGCCGCGCAGGCTTCCGAACGGCCCGGCCCCCGCGGAACCGCCCGGGAGCCAGCGGGATGGGAAATGCTCGGCGGCGCTCCGTCCGGGACGCGCCTGGCGGAGCCTCTGACCGACCTGCCCCGCCCGGCCTGGGCCGAGCCCCTGTCCCTGCCCCGCGTTCAGGCGGAGGAGTTCCACCGCGGGGCCGGACTCGCCCTCACCCCCGACTTCCGGCCGTTCTTCCCGGCCGTCTCCGACGGCGTGCTTTTCCTCCACAACGGATCCGCCGTCGTCGCGTACAACCTCTTCGCGCGCCGGCCGGAAATTCTCTGGCAGTATCGGGTTCCGCCTCCCGGCGGCGAAGTCATGTTCGACAACCGCGTGATCTACGCCGCCACGGTCCACGACGGGCGGGTTTTCGCCAACCTCGTGACGTGGGCGGGCGGGGCGGAGGTGCAGCTCGGCTACGTGACGGTGAAGTTCCCGTTCCCGCGCCGGGCGCTCTTCGCGCTGGACGCCGCGACGGGCCGTCCGGTCTGGAGGCTCGGGGGCAAGCCCCGGGGCGAGGCGCTCGAGGAGATCGCCACGTTTTCCGTCCCTCCCGTGCCGGACGGGGACCGGCTCTACGTGGGGGCGATCCGGCAGGTGCATTCGACGGATCCCTTCGAGCACTACGTTCTGTGTCTGGACGCCGCCACGGGCCGGATCGTGTGGTCCACGTTCATCGCCTCGGGGGGGACGGAGATCAACCTTTTCGGCAATTCGACGCGCGAGTCGCTGGGCTCCCCCGTGTGCGTCACGGAGGATTCCGTTTTCTACTCCACCAACCACGGCGTCCTGGCGGCGCTCGACAAGGCGGACGGGAGTCTCCGCTGGGCCTACCGGTACCGGCAGCTTCCGGTGCGGCCCACGCGGAGCGTCTATGTGCGCAAGAACGAACTCGGCTGGGTGAACGGCCCGCCGGTGGCTCACCGCGGGATCGTGGCGGCGGCGCCGACGGACTCGCCGTACCTCTACGCGCTGGACGCGCGCACGGGGGAGCTGCGGTGGGAGCGGCCGCGGGATCGGGAGCTCCGGTCGATCTGGGGGGCCCGCGAAGGCGTTCTCGTCGTGGGCGGCCGGGGTCTGGAGCTTCTGGACGTGCGAACGGGGGAGCCCGTGGCGCCGCCCGTGGCGGGCGAGGATCTCCGGGGCACGGGCCGGGGGATTCTGGCGGAGAACGCCATCTGGGTTCCCGCGGAGGACAAGCTCCGCCGGGTCCGGTGGGACGGCTCCTGCGACGAGGAGCGGTCTTTCGTCTGGCCGGTCGGGGCCGGCGAGGACTTCTCGGGCGGGAACCTGATCCTGGCCGACGGGACGGTGATCCTGGCGGGGCAGGATGTCCTTCGGGTGTATCACGATCCGCGGGATCACGAGCGGCTTCTCCGGGAGGCGACGGAGGGCGATGCGCAGGATCCCGCGGTTCTTTACCGGGGGGCGATCCGGTTCCTCCAGGCGGGGCGGGCGTCGGAGGCGATCGAGCTTCTGGAGCGCGCGGTGGAGCGGACGGCCCGTCCGGCGGGGCCGGAGGAAGAGCGTCTGGGGCGGGCCGCGCGGCGGAGGCTGTTCGCCGTGTCGCTGCAGGCGGGGCTGGGGGATCTGGGGACGCCGGGGCGGGCCGAGCGGGCGGCGGAGCATTTCCGGCGGGCGCGAGCCGCGGCGCCCGATCCGGCTTCGGAAGCCCAGGCGGGGATCCTCCTGGCGGGCGCGTGGAAGGCGGCGGGGCGGCCCGAGCGGGCGCTGGAGGAGTATCAGGATCTCCTGGCGCGCCACGGGGAGACCGTGATGGACGGCACGCCGGTTTTCGAGGCGGTGCGCGGGGCGGTGGAGAATCTGCTGGCCGCGGCGGGGCGGGAGATCTACGCGCCGTGCGAGGAGGCGGCGCGGAAACTGCTGGAGGCGGCGCGGAAGGAGGGGACGGCGGAGGCGTTCGACCGGGTCTTCCGGCGTTATCCCAACAGCCGGGCGGCCGAGGAGGCGCTCCTGACGGCCGCGGAGGCGCAGGCGCGGCTGGGGCGGCCGGAAGAGGAGATCGCGGCGCTGCGGCGGTTCCTGCGGGAGTATCCGTCTTCGGCGCTTGCGCCGGAGGCGTGCGCGCGTCTGGTGCGCGCCTTCGAGGGGCGCGGCCGGTTCGCCGCGGCGGCGGGGATTCTGCGACGCATGGCGCGGGAGTTCCCGGAGGCGCGGGTGTCCGACGGGGGAACGACCTTGACGGTCGCGGAGTTCGTGGAGCGACGCCGCCGGGCGCCGGGGTACGCGCGGGCGGAAGGCCGGGGCGCCCTTCCCGCGCTGGCGCCGCCGCTTCGGAAGGTCTTCGCGCACGCGGACGAAGGCGGGCGGGAAGCGGAGCCTCTGAGGGCGCTCGGGTCTCCGCCGGCGACGGCGGCGGGTCTGGTCTTCGCCAACTACGGCCTCGGGATCAAGGCGTTCGATCCGGACCGGGGCGGTCCGGTCTGGCAGGCGGCGCTCGACGAAGGGCTCCGGATGGCGGCTTTCGTGGACGAGTCGCTGATTCTGGCCACGGAGACCTCGGTCACGCGGGTGGCGGCCGCGACGGGAGCGGTGGAATGGACCTATCGGGCGCCGGCGCGGATGCGGGGGTTCGGCCTAGGGGGGACGCTGCTTTTCTTCCATACGACGGATCCCGAGGACGGCTCGATTTCGCGGGTGGGGGCGCTGGATCTGGAGCGGGGGAGTCCGGCCTGGACGCAGAGCTTCAACGGGCTTCCGGCGTCGGCCGTCTGGCCGGCGGGAGAGGCGGTGGCCTTTACGGCCGTGTCGCCCGCGGGGATTCACGTGTTCGAGGCGGAGACCGGGCGCCGGTGGGCGGTCGGGGCGCCCGTGGTGCCGCGCCTGGCGGCCGATGTCCTGTACGCCTCGGAGGGGCTGTTCGTCCTGCACGCGGAGCGGCGGGCGCTCGAGGGGTACGACGTGCCCTCCGCGCGGCTCCGGTGGAAGGTGAATCTGGCGACGGATCTGCCCGCGCAGGCGGTGGAGGCGGGGGAGGGGATTCTGGTCCTGGCGGGGCCTTCGCGGGAAGGCGGCTCGTTCGTGGCGCTGGTCGATCCCCGGACGGGAAAGCTCCTGAAGCTCCGGGAGGGGCTGGCGGCGGGGGACGTGCGTCTCCTGGTGCCGGGGCCGGAAGAAGTGTGGGTGGTGTCGCGCGAGGAGGATCGGGAGATTTCGGTGCGGGCGCTGCGGCGGGAGGATCTTTCGACGTCCTGGACGGCCCGGCTGGGGGGGCGGGAGGCGACGCTTCTTCCGCCGATGCGGACGCGGGACCACCTGGTCGTGGCGACCTTTTCGTCGGATGCGGGCGGGAAGTACGGCTACGCCGCGACGCTCCTTGATCGGAGCGGGCGGGCGGTGCAGAATATTCAGAGCGCGTTCGTCTTCGACCGTCCGCCGGCCTGCGGCGCGGCGGCGGGGGGGCTGGTGTTTACGGCGGACGCGCGGATCGAGTTTTACCGATGA
- a CDS encoding BatA domain-containing protein: protein MGFFNPGLLWFALGGAIPILIHLLHRQKFRRVRWAAMEFLLAALRKNQRRLRLENLLLLLVRILVMVLLALAVARPFFREAPVEALADTDIHHFFVVDTSYSMAYKRAQNTSLDVARRAALKVLEDIRPSEQDRFTLLPMNAYPEPVLVGANRKERLQAALNELRPSDYASGVHATLQALKQLLDSPEVRNRDRRVYLFTDLQRNGWEFREEEEARRFAGLLKELSRREYTRFFLYDAGTPDAFNRAVVDLRASERVLTLRRGARFTAEIHNFSSTPQPDVKATLYVDDRFVKTQSISLPAQATVPVTFEYDGFVEPGSHLVRVSLDPDFLDVDDHRYLAVDVKSALRGLVVDGEPGDSPRQSETYTLVLALDPTGQGLFFSADVKTAELFNAEGLDAYDFVVLANVQSLTSEKVERLEKYVERGGGLLITLGDRVDKVSFNEAFWNGGRGLSPAALDEVIGELPGPGLERGTERRIARFADAHPAFRTFQKRARAALYELVFYRCYKVRDFDADRVLAAFDDNFGSPLLLEKPFGEGKVLLFTSSIDDEWNFGIPGHPPYLPLVWDVCQYLASRPGSRRNLFVGDLLQFDLPVELYQPPFILDTPHEGLMTLPAGAPERDQKFVRLFYPVRARTEDPRVLRNEGVRHAGRYRLTRQAPKEEERLLAYFAVNVPPRNPTPEEIHAAEGNLERISREELQRRFPDFKVEFRGEKKEGEQEIDVAPPPASGLWKHLLYFVLGFLLLESTLAWLFGRGKQ, encoded by the coding sequence ATGGGATTCTTCAACCCGGGACTGCTCTGGTTCGCGCTGGGAGGCGCGATCCCGATCCTCATTCATCTCCTGCATCGCCAGAAGTTCCGCCGCGTGCGGTGGGCGGCCATGGAGTTCCTCCTGGCGGCCCTGCGCAAGAATCAGCGCCGGCTGCGCCTGGAAAACCTCCTGCTGCTTCTGGTCCGCATCCTCGTGATGGTGCTCCTCGCGCTCGCCGTGGCCCGGCCCTTCTTCCGCGAAGCCCCCGTCGAGGCCCTGGCCGACACCGACATCCACCACTTCTTCGTCGTCGATACGTCCTACAGCATGGCCTACAAGCGCGCGCAGAACACGTCCCTCGACGTGGCCCGCCGGGCCGCCCTCAAGGTGCTCGAGGACATCCGCCCGAGCGAGCAGGACCGGTTCACGCTCCTGCCCATGAACGCCTATCCGGAGCCGGTCCTCGTCGGCGCCAACCGGAAGGAGCGCCTCCAGGCCGCGCTCAACGAGCTTCGTCCGTCCGACTACGCCAGCGGCGTCCACGCCACCCTCCAGGCGCTCAAACAGCTCCTCGATTCCCCCGAGGTCCGCAACCGCGACCGGCGCGTCTATCTGTTCACCGACCTTCAGCGCAACGGCTGGGAGTTCCGCGAGGAGGAGGAGGCCCGCCGCTTCGCCGGCCTTCTCAAGGAGCTCTCCCGCCGCGAGTACACGCGGTTCTTCCTCTACGACGCCGGGACGCCGGACGCCTTCAACCGGGCGGTCGTCGACCTGCGCGCCTCGGAGCGGGTCCTGACGCTGCGCCGCGGCGCGCGCTTCACGGCGGAGATCCACAACTTCTCCTCCACCCCCCAGCCCGACGTCAAGGCCACCCTCTACGTGGACGACCGGTTCGTGAAGACCCAGTCGATCTCGCTGCCGGCCCAGGCCACGGTCCCGGTGACCTTCGAATACGACGGCTTCGTCGAGCCCGGGTCGCATCTCGTGCGCGTCTCGCTGGACCCGGACTTCCTGGACGTGGACGACCACCGCTATCTCGCTGTGGACGTCAAGAGCGCGCTTCGGGGCCTCGTCGTGGACGGCGAGCCCGGCGACTCGCCCCGCCAGAGCGAGACCTATACGCTTGTCCTGGCGCTCGACCCCACCGGCCAGGGACTCTTTTTCTCCGCGGACGTCAAGACGGCGGAGCTTTTCAACGCCGAGGGGCTGGACGCGTACGATTTCGTCGTCCTGGCCAACGTCCAGAGCCTCACGTCCGAGAAGGTCGAGCGGCTGGAGAAGTACGTCGAGCGCGGCGGCGGGCTTCTGATCACCCTGGGCGACCGCGTGGACAAGGTGTCCTTCAACGAGGCGTTCTGGAACGGCGGGCGGGGGCTCTCGCCGGCGGCGCTCGACGAGGTGATCGGGGAGCTGCCCGGCCCGGGCCTGGAACGCGGCACGGAGCGGCGCATCGCCCGCTTCGCCGACGCCCACCCGGCCTTCCGCACCTTCCAGAAGCGCGCCCGGGCCGCGCTCTACGAACTGGTCTTCTACCGCTGCTACAAGGTGCGCGACTTCGACGCCGACCGCGTTCTGGCCGCGTTCGACGACAATTTCGGTTCTCCCCTTCTTCTGGAGAAGCCTTTCGGGGAGGGGAAGGTCCTGCTTTTCACCTCGTCGATCGACGACGAGTGGAACTTCGGCATCCCCGGGCACCCGCCCTACCTCCCCCTCGTCTGGGACGTGTGCCAGTATCTGGCGTCCCGCCCCGGCTCGCGCCGGAATCTCTTCGTGGGCGACCTTCTCCAGTTCGACCTGCCCGTGGAGCTCTACCAGCCGCCGTTCATTCTGGATACGCCCCACGAGGGACTGATGACGCTTCCGGCGGGCGCCCCGGAGCGCGACCAGAAATTCGTCCGGCTCTTTTATCCGGTGCGGGCCCGGACGGAGGACCCGCGCGTCCTGCGCAACGAGGGGGTGCGTCACGCCGGGCGATACCGGCTCACCCGGCAGGCCCCCAAGGAAGAGGAACGGCTCCTGGCCTACTTCGCCGTGAACGTTCCGCCGCGGAATCCGACCCCCGAGGAGATCCACGCGGCCGAGGGCAACCTCGAGCGCATTTCGCGCGAGGAGCTGCAGCGGCGGTTCCCCGACTTCAAGGTGGAATTCCGCGGCGAAAAGAAGGAAGGGGAACAGGAGATCGACGTGGCCCCGCCGCCCGCGTCGGGGCTCTGGAAACATCTGCTCTACTTCGTTCTGGGCTTCCTTCTGCTCGAATCGACGCTGGCGTGGCTTTTCGGGAGGGGCAAGCAATGA
- a CDS encoding DUF58 domain-containing protein, producing the protein MAEPTPKFLDPEVLNKITRLDLKARHIVEGFVAGMHKSPYHGFSVEFAKHREYAPGDDLKHLDWKVFGRSDRLYVKEYELETNLRAHILLDTSESMEYRGGKHSKLELACYIAASMAYLILRQQDSVGMVCFDKEVRQFVPSSSSLGHMRSLLGTLAHAAPRDRTDLGGVLHAMAERLRHRGLVILISDLFDKPDSILKGLQHFSHKRHDVIVFHVLDEHELTFPFERMTLFEGLEEHPKLLVDPRALRKAYLEEVNRFCETIRRGCVKLMIDYVRISTDQELDVELTKYLAGRLSIRRRLP; encoded by the coding sequence ATGGCGGAGCCGACGCCGAAATTCCTCGATCCCGAGGTCCTCAACAAGATCACGCGTCTGGACCTCAAGGCGCGGCACATCGTCGAGGGCTTCGTGGCCGGCATGCACAAGAGCCCCTACCACGGATTTTCCGTGGAGTTCGCCAAGCATCGCGAATACGCGCCGGGGGACGACCTCAAGCATCTGGACTGGAAGGTCTTCGGCCGGTCGGACCGCCTCTACGTCAAGGAGTACGAGCTCGAAACGAACCTTCGGGCGCACATCCTGCTGGATACCTCGGAGTCCATGGAGTACCGCGGGGGGAAGCACTCCAAGCTGGAGCTGGCCTGCTACATCGCGGCCTCCATGGCCTACCTCATCCTGCGCCAGCAGGACTCCGTGGGCATGGTCTGCTTCGACAAGGAGGTGCGCCAGTTCGTTCCCTCCTCGAGCTCCCTCGGCCATATGCGCTCGCTGCTCGGGACGCTTGCCCACGCCGCCCCGCGGGACCGGACCGACCTGGGCGGGGTCCTTCACGCGATGGCCGAGCGCCTCCGCCACCGCGGGCTGGTGATCCTGATCTCCGACCTCTTCGACAAGCCCGACTCCATCCTCAAGGGCCTGCAGCACTTCAGCCACAAGCGCCACGACGTCATCGTCTTTCACGTCCTCGACGAGCACGAACTGACCTTTCCGTTCGAGCGCATGACGCTCTTCGAGGGGCTCGAGGAGCACCCGAAGCTTCTGGTCGACCCGCGGGCGCTCCGGAAGGCCTATCTCGAGGAGGTGAACCGTTTCTGCGAGACGATCCGCCGCGGATGCGTCAAACTCATGATCGACTACGTGCGGATTTCCACGGACCAGGAGCTGGACGTGGAACTGACGAAGTACCTGGCCGGCCGCCTCTCGATCCGGAGGCGCCTGCCGTAA